The window gctgccgctTCCTTCAGAAATCCCCAAAAAGCCGCGGCTGACCCCGGCGGGGGCGGCCAGACCAGGCCGGGCACAACGAGACCCGCGCGCCCCCCGAAAGAGGCGACCGACACCGTCCTCCTCCGCTCGGTGCCTGGTTTGACTTTGCGCCTTGCCATCCCTCCTGGCTGCTTGCTCGTCGCttgggggatgctgggggtgcgggggggtggCACCACTTGGGGACAGGCTTTGTGTCCCCCCCTATATGGGGACACAGCATCCCCGTGGGCAcgcaggggatggggacggagCCACGACGCAGGGCCTCAGCCACCCGGTGTGCCACCGAGGGAGCGGAGCACCCAGCATGGCCCCGGCGGGGTCTGCGGGTCCCCGGTGGGCTCACGGCTGCGGGGTCGCGGTGGCACCGTCCCTACCGCAGACCCCTAAGCCGGGGGTGGCTGTGGCATTTGCACGCCGCCCGACACTTGGCATCGCCTCCCCCATGCTGGCGCCTGCTGCACGCATGTGATTGAGGAGCCAGGCGCCGCGGCGAGCAGAGCAGAAGGTCGAGCCTGCTCCCTACGGCAGCACCGGGGCAGTCCCCACCATGATCCCCCGCGGCAAGAGGGACGCCGGCCGCCCTGCCGAGCTGCCCGGCCCCGAAGGCATCATTGAAGGACGTCGGTCTGTCTGGGAGGAGGACGGCCGCCTGTCCGTCCTGCCCCGCGACGACCTCCCCAAGAGCATGTCCGACTCCTCCGTCTCCTCCTACCACTCGGCGCTATGCTCGGAGACGACAGACACCTTCAAGGACTGCCTGGAGTTCCTGGAAGAGGAGGACGCGGGCCGCCACACCGCCACACCGCCCCGGGGtccccctcagggccccccgCCGCAcggccctgtccccagcccgcGGCTGGAGCGCGCCCGGCAGGCTCAGCTGTCCGTCACCGCTAAGAATAGCTCGGCGCCAGGGCGCGGGGGCAGGATGGGTCCCCTCCGCGGGGACCGGCCGCCCGCCGCTGCCTTTGGGGACCGGCCGGGCGCGGCGGCACCGGGGACGATGCTCGGCGAGGGGCGGCGGGCCAGGCGGAGCGGCGGGGCCAGCGACTCGGACGAGGCCGACGGTGAGGTGCGAGCGCTGACGGCCAGGTCCTTCCGAAGCCTCTCAGGCCTTCCCGGCACCCGGCTGGACATGTGCAGCTCCCACAcctcctccagcctctccaACTCGCTGTCAGAGGACGGTGGTGGAGGACGGCGGTGGGCAGCgtgcggggagccccggggtgCCGAGCTGCTTGGCCTGACAGGGAAGGAGCTGTTTGAGTGCGTGGATGTGGAGCTAGAGAGCAGTGACGCCAAGAAGGGGCACGGCAAGAAGAGGACCGTCCCCAAACGGCAGATCCAGCtcaagaggaaggagaggaaggagacgGGGTTCTTCCTGTGGGGGGATGCCTCAGCCCCCCAGCCGCTGCCCCCCACCCGAAAGGAGCCCCCAGGCAAGGGCAGAGCCGTTGGTGAGGACTTCAGGTTCAACTACAAGCAGTTCATGAAGACGGCCTCCCTGGACGACGCCTCCAGCAAGACCCGGATGGCCTCCAGCCTGGTGAAAAATGTCCTAGCCAAGAAAATGCAGTATGAGCAGTGGATTAATAAGATGGAGCAGAAATCACTGAGGGGCAGCTCGACCTCCTCAGGGCTGTCCTCAGTCGGCACCGACCTGCTCGGGGATGGCCTGGAGGGCAAGTCCAGCTCGCTCTCCAAGTCCGACTGCAGCATCTCCGCCGAGGACATGCGGTGTCCTCGGGGCTGCGAGAGGCTGGGGACTGCCAGCACCACCCGGCCAGCCAAGGGGGTCGTGCTGAGTGAGGCAACAAGGGAGAATGTCTGCAAGCTGAAGACAACCTTCAACGAGCTCAACGAGAGGATGAAGTACCAGGAGGTGATGCAGTGCCAGCGCCTGCCTGCCGAGGAGCACACGACGGAGAGGACCCGCTACCGGCGAGCGCGCGCCTTGTTCGAAGGCTACGCTGGGGACAGGAAGGCGCTGGACATCACCCCTAAATTTGAGAAAGTGCAGAAGCCATGGCCCAGCTTGAAGCAGCGAGCCATCCGCCCCAGCAGGCCCGAAGTAGTCCCATTTGAGCCCAAAAGCTTGGCGTTTCCTGATGTGCCACCCCGGGGCGTCTTCACATCCCAAGCGCAGGAGGTGAAGCTGGTGCCACAGAGCCGGTGGGAGGAGaagccaccaccagcaccccgaGAGCCACCgagccccagcacccctgcGGCCGCCCCTGCTGAGCCAGGGAACAAAGGCAAGGTGCAAATCCCGCAGCCGCGGGACGTGCGCAAGCTGCTGAAGAGCAGCTACAGCCTCTGCTTTGGCACCACCCGTGGCCCCCGAGCCCCTTGCCCCGTCGGGGAAAGCACCGGGGAGCCCACGCCGCCATCCCCGCTTGTCATCCACTGCACTTCAGTCTGCCGCCGTGAGCCAGCACCGAGCCTCATGCCGCCAGCGGACAGGGAACTGGGGACAGCTGGTGGCCGAGAGATGGAGGCAGCACATGCTGAGGGGACCGCGACAGTCACCGGCACCCGCCCCACGCGGGGCTCGCCCGTGCACATCACGAAAGTCCAGTCCACGCGGAGAGAGGTGGCTGCCACCGAGGGTCctcagctcagccctgctgcatCCCCTGCGTGTCGCCAGCGGAGCGAGCTCAGGGTGCCACCGCGCGCGGTGAGCGGGGGGGACGCACACGTGGAGACCCACCTCCACGTCCTGGTTGGCCCACGGCCCCCGCcggtggctggggagggctcTCCGGCTCGGAGCAGCGCGGTGCTGCGGACGGAGAAGACCCTTGTCCTCCCACCACCACCGAGCCCcacagagggagaggaggaacaCAGTCATGGCGTCACTGCAGGGGATGGTGCCACAGGGGACCAGCATCATGGTGGCAAGGACGGCCCAGGGGATGGCCAGGACGCCCGTGCCATGAAACCAGCGGTGAGAAGTGCGGTAAAACCACCCACCAGTGAGCCGGGCGGCTGGCTGGCCTTGGCGGGGAGCCATGGTGCTGCAGATGGCACCGGCCCCACTGTCCCAATTCGAGCGAGGGAGGCCGGCAacggtccctctgtccccactGGGCCACTCCCCACCAGGCCACCAGACCggagggagagctgggagcACGTAACGAAGTGGCCGGGAGCCAGCGAGCCTCACCTTACCGCCGCCCCAGTGGAGAACACCAACTACTTGACAATTCCCGTGAaagcccccaaatcctccccagtGCCAAAGCTGCCCTCGGCTCCCAACCCGGCCACTGCATCCTTTGGGGCTCCCTCAGCTCCCCATCCAGCCAGTGTGTCCTTTGGGACCCCTTCTGTCCCCAATCCACCCACTGCATCATTTGGGACCCCCATGGTCCCCAATCCACCCATTGCATCATTTGGGACCCCCTCGGTTCCTAATCCACCCACTGCATCATTTGGGACCCCCTCAGTCCCAAATCCAGCCACTGCATCGTTTGGGACCCCCTTGGTCCCCAATCCAGCCACTGCATCCTTTGGGACCCCCTCGGTCCCCCACTCAACCAGCACATCCTTTGGGACCCCCTTGATCACCAATCCAGCCACTGCATCCTTTGGGACCGCTGCAGTCCCCACCTTGGCCAGCACATCCTTTGGGACTCCTTTGGTCCCCAATGCAACCAACTCACCTTTTGGCTTCCCGCCAGCCTCCAGCATGTCCTTTGGCACTCCCTCGGTCCCCAACCTGACCAACACATCTTTTGGGACTCCTTTGATCCCCTACCCAGTGAGCGCATCCTTTATGACCCCCTTGGTCCCCAGTCCAGCCACTGCATCCTTTGGGACCGCTTCAGTCCCAAGGCTGGCCAACTCAACCTTTGGGACCCCCTTGGCCCCCAACCTACCCAGCGCACCCTTTGCGACCCCCTCTGTCCCCAAACCAGCCAGCTCATCCTTTGGGACCCCCTCGGCCACCAACCCAGTCCCTGCTTCCCTTGGGTACCCATCAGTCTCCAACGTGGCCAGCTCTTCCTTTGGGTCCCTGTCAGTCACCAGCCTGGCCAGTGCTCCACTGGGGACCGGTGTGTCCTCCCTTCCTGGTGGGGAATCCCTGTGGAGCAAACCCCTCCCCGAGCccacccggccccggccccccgagACTGTGGCCGCTGCAGTGCCGCAGCCCCCAGGCCAGCCGCAGCCTCGCCTGGAGGACGCTCCCCGGAGGACCGAGGGCTCCTCGCCAAGCAACAAGAGTGCACCGAGCCCCACGCGGCCGTTCAATCCCCATCCGGCCGCGCAACGCAAGATGCTCGTCGATCCCGACAGCGGCAAATGCTACTACATGGAGCCGCCGCGGCAGCCCCAGCTGAAAATGCTCTACGACCCCGAGACGGGGCAGTACGTGGAGGTGCTCATCCCACCGGTGCCCATGGCATCGCACGCTGGGCTCTACCAAGCTCCCTTCAACCCCTTGCTCTACAGCGTGCCCTACGTGCCCTACAGCAGCTTcccggggctgccagcacccgCGCCGCCCGCCATCCCTTCCCCGGCGCACCCCGACCTGCAGGGCCAGCTGCCGGCTGCCGAAAACCCCGGGGGCTTCCCCGGGACCTTCAGCCCCGATCCCAAGGGTGAGGGGCCacctgctgctgcggggcccGACTGCGGGTACCTGGAGAGCCTGTACTACATCCCCACGGGGATGcgggccagccccagccccggccagCCCCCCGCCCGCGCCAGCCCTGCCGGCCCCGAGCAGGGGCCGCTGCCCCCCATGTGAGCCCCGGCTGCGGTGCCAGCCAGCATCGTcccacctgcagctggagggCACCTATGTTTGTGGCTGAGCCGGTGATGGACCTGACCGGCTCCTAAAAGGAACGGGGGGGCAGATGGTGTTTTACCAGCACCTGGCATCCCTGGTTGGGTTCTGAAGTCATTCAAGGGAGCACGGCCACGGCTGGCAAAGGGACCAGGTGCATGGCCcccgcctccccctgccccctggTCCCATCCCGAGGGCTGCGCGGCGGGGCGATGGCCAGAGGCACCCCGGCTATGGCATGGACTCcttaaaacagcaataaaagtgCTGAGCCAGCATTAACCCTGCATTCCCATGTCTGTGTCGTCTGTAAAGAGGGTGCGGGGGGCCCACGTGTCCCATTTTGGGGACGTTttgagcagaggggcagaggCTGTGGATCCCACagtcctggagcagcagcagggatgaaTTTCCATGTCCAGGGGTGGGACCCCAAATCCTCAGAGAGGGAGGATTCTGGAGAGTTTTgggaaggatttgggggagacAAGGACAGGCGCAGGCATCGCAGGACTGAAgtaaaccaaaaacaaaaaaaagagagggcaGATGTTGGGGATAACCCATGCAGAGCTCCCCCTCGGCAGCCCCGgggatggacagacagatggcAGCACGGCCGGGCGGGTGTCGCGGGGCACGTCGGCCGGATGCAGGTGCACCGGCCGCGCATCAGCACCCCGGGGGTTTATAACGCCTGCGTCTCCACCACTGCACTTTCGGCATCGCTCGCCACCCCTCCAGGCCCCACGGCGGCAGGATGCGACCCGTGCTGGCGGCGTGCATGGCCCTGAGCCTGGTGGCGGGGCCAGGGGCCGGGGATGGGTGCCAGgaccccccgtccccgtccttGTCCCGCTCCGTCCCCGCGCCCCAGCTGAGCGCCGAGGAGCTGCACTCGCCCCACATGCCCGAGTCCCTGCGCTGCGACGCCTGCTACGCCATCGCCTTCCAGGTGGGCACCGGGGACGGGGGGCACCCCGAAACCACGCTGGGACAGCCATGCCTGGCACCTCACCCAGCGcttttggctgctgctgaaggagggaaaagggggaggaaCGTGGGAGCGGGGGGTCACAGGGGTGGCTGCCATCACCAGCCGCTTTCTGCCCCATTTCTGCcccagctggaggagcagctgagcaaGGCGGAGGCgaagctgggcaggaaggcGCTGCGCGAGTCCGACTACGTGGAggtgctggagaggagctgcttgcagagctgggagctgtgAGTGGTGTCCTGCCCCCTCCAAGTGCCACGGggtgctcctgcaccccagggcCACCCACCACAGCAGGTACAGACCCCCAaccccgtgtgtccccccccacagCTACGGCGTGCAGGAGCTGAACGGGGAGAAGCGGCTgacggggccggggctgcagagccagcagcccctGAGCGTGACGATGACGGGGGGCCCGTGGCCCAGCAGGtgaggggcgcggggctggtgggggggtGACAAGTGCCACACTGCACCCTGACGCTGTCCGCTCCTTGCAGGCTGGCCAAGATGTGCCACAGCTTCGTGGGTGAGCAGGGCGAGGAGCAGCTCTACGGGGCGCACCGACGAGGCCCCTCGGCGCTGCGGGAGCTGCTGTGCCACGGCGAGAAGGGGCCCTGTGCCCCTCCAGCAGGGGGCAAAGCGGggcgcccggccccccccaaGGTGCTGCAGAACGAGCTGTAGCCCCCGGCTCAGCCCCGGGGCCTTGGGGTGCCGCCATCGCGCCCACGGGCGCAGTTAATGCTTAATGCCCCAGCGACCTTTGGAGCCGACTTCGTACCCACAGCACCAGGACACGTGCGACGGGGACGCCGAGGGAGGTGGTCACCACCCCGCTGTCACCGGCCACCACCAAGCTGGGGACACCGCGCCGCTGctcgtccctgtccccatcgcAGCACCGCGTCCGCGGGGACATCGCCGGTGGCACCCGGTGCCCCGTGCCGCCGACCCAGCCGTTACTCTGTAACCCGCCCGCTCTAATGTTTTACCAAATCGGTGCTAACGGCGGTGCCAGCCCTAATTAAAGCAGTTAATCGCTCATCCCCTGCTGCCGCTGCGCTCCTCAGTTTCACAACCCGCGGACTAAAGTCCTCCTCGTCGCCATAAAAGACACCGTGCGGTGACATCCCTGCGCCGCCCAGGATGGGGACCCACTCGGGagacctgccccagccccagccccaggtgaCCGCggctctgtccccatccccctttGCCCTGTCCCCATCGCCGGGGACATAgtggggggaaggaggcaggggggAGGTGGCACCCCAGATAGCAGCCACCTCAGGGCTGAGAGCTAGATGCAGGTGGCAAAGGATGGGGGAGGAGATTGAGGGGGGTTGGTGAAGCCCAGGACCAAGGGGACACACTGGGGACAAGGTGggatgctgcagctgggactcGCCGCCTTCCCAGCACCTGTGGGATGCTGCAGGGCCCCCCAGCATGGTGGGGACCCCAGCGGGGTTTGTGCATTTGGGACGCTCTGCTGCAACGCCAGGTCTCAGAGCAGGGGGCCCGCAGCCCTCCCGGGGGTGGCCGGGCGATGTCCCTgcgtccccagtgtccccaggaGGCCACTGCCCCGTTCCCATGGCTCGCCCGGCAGGACGCTGACCCgcctgctgcctctccctgcctgccagGACGCCAGCCCGGCCCTCGCCCGCGTCCCCGCCGACCGCCCGCGTCCCCACGGGATGGGCAGGGTGAGCACCGAGCCCCCGCGGCACCATCCCCATCCCCGAGGGCTCctgcggggctggcagcggggacAGCGCTGCCCCTCCAGCTGTGCCCCCCCGTGCTCCAGGGCCCCGCGGTGgatgccgccccccccccggcccggcagcaGTTCGACATGCTCTACAAGATCGAGGACGTGCCCCCCTGGTACCTCTGCATCCTGCTGGGCTTCCAGGTACGGTGCCGGCCTCAAACATCTCCCAGAGGCACCCCCGGTCCCTGCTGAGCGTGTTTCCCTCCCTCTGCCATGCCCCCAGCATTACCTGACCTGCTTCAGCGGCACCATCGCCGTCCCCTTCCTGCTGGCCGAGAGCCTGTGCGTGGGCAAGGACCAGCTCACCGTCAGCTACCTCATCGGCACCATCTTCACCTGCGTCGGCATCACCACCCTCATCCAGACCACCGTGGGCATCAGGTAGGGGACGTCCCCTCCGCCGCCGGGACCCCATCCCCGTGCCGCTGGGTGCAGGCGTCCCCTCtggtccccaggctgccccTGTTCCAGGCGAGCGCGCTGGCCTTCCTCGTCCCCGCCAAGTCCATCCTGGCGCTGGAGAAGTGGCGGTGCCCACCTGAAGGTAGGGCTGGATGGTGCTGGTGGGGGGGACACCGGCTCCTGGCGGCCCCTGGGGCTCACCTCACCCCTTCTCCATCCCCAGAGCAGATCTACGGCAACTGGACGCTGCCGCTCAACACCTCCCACATCTGGCAGCCCCGTATGCGAGAGGTACggcctggcccccccccccccatgcccacCCCGGAGCCCAGGACCCCCCCTCACGTGTCGCCGTCACCCCGCAGATCCAGGGGGCCATCGTGGTGTCCAGCCTGGTGGAGGTGGTGATcgggctgctggggctccccggggcgcTGCTCAGCTACATCGGGCCGCTGACCGTCACCCCCACCGTCGCCCTCATCGGCCTCTCCGTCTTCCAGGCCGCCGGCGAGCGGGCCGGCTCGCACTGGGGCATCGCGGCGCTGTAGGGCCGCGGGcgtgggggctgcgggcaggttTTTAGGGCCCTCGCACCAAAGCTGCGGGTGGCACCGGTAGCATGCCGGTGGCCCTCAGGgagctctgccctccccaggTCCATCGTCCTCATCGTCCTCTTTGCCCAGTACCTGAGGAACGTCACCGTGCGCCTGCCCGGGTACCGCTGGGGACAGGGCTTCGTCCTGCTGCACGTGCAGATCTTCAAGCTGTTCCCAGTAGGGGCACGGGACGGGGGGTGCTTTTGGGGAGCAATGCCAGGGGCATCTCCATCCCCATGCGACACCCGGCCGCTGCCCGCAGATCATCCTGGCCATCATGGTGGTGTGGCTGCTCTGCTACCTGCTGACGCGCACCGGCGtcttccccagcagccccgaGGAGTACGGCTACAAGGCCAGGACGGACGCGCGCGGGGAGATCCTCTCGGTGGCACCCTGGTTCCGTGTCCCCTACCCCTGTGAGTGCCAGCACATGTGGGTGCCCCACGGCCATGCCATGGGGACGTGCACCCTTGGCAGGGTGCAGGGAGCAGGCACAGCATCACCGGAGAGCACAAGGGGTCCCCACCAGGAGCGGTGTCAGGTCCACAGAGCGGTGGCGTGTCCCCTTGGCAGGTCAGTGGGGGCTGCCCACGGTGACCTCGGCGGCTGTGCTGGGCATGTTCAGCGCCACGCTGGCCGGCATCATCGAGTCCATCGGGGATTACTACTCCTGTGCGCGGCTGGCGGGAGCGCCCGCTCCCCCGGTGCACGCCATCAACAGGTACAGCCAGCgccatggggacggggacggggacattgCTCTGTGCCCCAGCAGGTGCTTTCTGCCTGCGCCTGGCTCCAAATCTGCACCCTTGGCCGCTTTGTGCCTTGGTTCCCTGGTGGTACcgggcctcctcctcctccccaccgcCATGTCCCGGCACCTCCGGGTACGTCCCCACCACCCACCCCAGGGGA is drawn from Anser cygnoides isolate HZ-2024a breed goose chromosome 14, Taihu_goose_T2T_genome, whole genome shotgun sequence and contains these coding sequences:
- the PROB1 gene encoding proline-rich basic protein 1, encoding MIPRGKRDAGRPAELPGPEGIIEGRRSVWEEDGRLSVLPRDDLPKSMSDSSVSSYHSALCSETTDTFKDCLEFLEEEDAGRHTATPPRGPPQGPPPHGPVPSPRLERARQAQLSVTAKNSSAPGRGGRMGPLRGDRPPAAAFGDRPGAAAPGTMLGEGRRARRSGGASDSDEADGEVRALTARSFRSLSGLPGTRLDMCSSHTSSSLSNSLSEDGGGGRRWAACGEPRGAELLGLTGKELFECVDVELESSDAKKGHGKKRTVPKRQIQLKRKERKETGFFLWGDASAPQPLPPTRKEPPGKGRAVGEDFRFNYKQFMKTASLDDASSKTRMASSLVKNVLAKKMQYEQWINKMEQKSLRGSSTSSGLSSVGTDLLGDGLEGKSSSLSKSDCSISAEDMRCPRGCERLGTASTTRPAKGVVLSEATRENVCKLKTTFNELNERMKYQEVMQCQRLPAEEHTTERTRYRRARALFEGYAGDRKALDITPKFEKVQKPWPSLKQRAIRPSRPEVVPFEPKSLAFPDVPPRGVFTSQAQEVKLVPQSRWEEKPPPAPREPPSPSTPAAAPAEPGNKGKVQIPQPRDVRKLLKSSYSLCFGTTRGPRAPCPVGESTGEPTPPSPLVIHCTSVCRREPAPSLMPPADRELGTAGGREMEAAHAEGTATVTGTRPTRGSPVHITKVQSTRREVAATEGPQLSPAASPACRQRSELRVPPRAVSGGDAHVETHLHVLVGPRPPPVAGEGSPARSSAVLRTEKTLVLPPPPSPTEGEEEHSHGVTAGDGATGDQHHGGKDGPGDGQDARAMKPAVRSAVKPPTSEPGGWLALAGSHGAADGTGPTVPIRAREAGNGPSVPTGPLPTRPPDRRESWEHVTKWPGASEPHLTAAPVENTNYLTIPVKAPKSSPVPKLPSAPNPATASFGAPSAPHPASVSFGTPSVPNPPTASFGTPMVPNPPIASFGTPSVPNPPTASFGTPSVPNPATASFGTPLVPNPATASFGTPSVPHSTSTSFGTPLITNPATASFGTAAVPTLASTSFGTPLVPNATNSPFGFPPASSMSFGTPSVPNLTNTSFGTPLIPYPVSASFMTPLVPSPATASFGTASVPRLANSTFGTPLAPNLPSAPFATPSVPKPASSSFGTPSATNPVPASLGYPSVSNVASSSFGSLSVTSLASAPLGTGVSSLPGGESLWSKPLPEPTRPRPPETVAAAVPQPPGQPQPRLEDAPRRTEGSSPSNKSAPSPTRPFNPHPAAQRKMLVDPDSGKCYYMEPPRQPQLKMLYDPETGQYVEVLIPPVPMASHAGLYQAPFNPLLYSVPYVPYSSFPGLPAPAPPAIPSPAHPDLQGQLPAAENPGGFPGTFSPDPKGEGPPAAAGPDCGYLESLYYIPTGMRASPSPGQPPARASPAGPEQGPLPPM
- the SLC23A1 gene encoding solute carrier family 23 member 1 isoform X4 — protein: MGRGPAVDAAPPPARQQFDMLYKIEDVPPWYLCILLGFQHYLTCFSGTIAVPFLLAESLCVGKDQLTVSYLIGTIFTCVGITTLIQTTVGIRLPLFQASALAFLVPAKSILALEKWRCPPEEQIYGNWTLPLNTSHIWQPRMREIQGAIVVSSLVEVVIGLLGLPGALLSYIGPLTVTPTVALIGLSVFQAAGERAGSHWGIAALSIVLIVLFAQYLRNVTVRLPGYRWGQGFVLLHVQIFKLFPIILAIMVVWLLCYLLTRTGVFPSSPEEYGYKARTDARGEILSVAPWFRVPYPCQWGLPTVTSAAVLGMFSATLAGIIESIGDYYSCARLAGAPAPPVHAINRGIFTEGISCIIAGLLGTGNGSTSSSPNIGVLGITKVGSRRVIQYGAGIMIVLGTIGKFTALFASLPDPILGGMFCTLFGMITAIGLSNLQFVDMNSSRNLFVLGFAMFFGLTLPNYLDSNPKAINTGVPELDQILTVLLTTEMFVGGSIAFILDNTIPGTREERGLVQWKAGAHADSTSSASLKSYDFPFGMSAVRRCRWLRHVPICPLFTGFGFSWRPRKSHAAAEGVQDGADGLVVCTKV
- the SLC23A1 gene encoding solute carrier family 23 member 1 isoform X2 — its product is MGTHSGDLPQPQPQDASPALARVPADRPRPHGMGRGPAVDAAPPPARQQFDMLYKIEDVPPWYLCILLGFQHYLTCFSGTIAVPFLLAESLCVGKDQLTVSYLIGTIFTCVGITTLIQTTVGIRLPLFQASALAFLVPAKSILALEKWRCPPEEQIYGNWTLPLNTSHIWQPRMREIQGAIVVSSLVEVVIGLLGLPGALLSYIGPLTVTPTVALIGLSVFQAAGERAGSHWGIAALSIVLIVLFAQYLRNVTVRLPGYRWGQGFVLLHVQIFKLFPIILAIMVVWLLCYLLTRTGVFPSSPEEYGYKARTDARGEILSVAPWFRVPYPCQWGLPTVTSAAVLGMFSATLAGIIESIGDYYSCARLAGAPAPPVHAINRGIFTEGISCIIAGLLGTGNGSTSSSPNIGVLGITKVGSRRVIQYGAGIMIVLGTIGKFTALFASLPDPILGGMFCTLFGMITAIGLSNLQFVDMNSSRNLFVLGFAMFFGLTLPNYLDSNPKAINTGVPELDQILTVLLTTEMFVGGSIAFILDNTIPGTREERGLVQWKAGAHADSTSSASLKSYDFPFGMSAVRRCRWLRHVPICPLFTGFGFSWRPRKSHAAAEGVQDGADGLVVCTKV
- the SLC23A1 gene encoding solute carrier family 23 member 1 isoform X3, with protein sequence MLQLGLAAFPAPVGCCRAPQHGGDPSGVCAFGTLCCNARSQSRGPAALPGVAGRCPCVPSVPRRPLPRSHGSPGRTLTRLLPLPACQDASPALARVPADRPRPHGMGRGPAVDAAPPPARQQFDMLYKIEDVPPWYLCILLGFQHYLTCFSGTIAVPFLLAESLCVGKDQLTVSYLIGTIFTCVGITTLIQTTVGIRLPLFQASALAFLVPAKSILALEKWRCPPEEQIYGNWTLPLNTSHIWQPRMREIQGAIVVSSLVEVVIGLLGLPGALLSYIGPLTVTPTVALIGLSVFQAAGERAGSHWGIAALSIVLIVLFAQYLRNVTVRLPGYRWGQGFVLLHVQIFKLFPIILAIMVVWLLCYLLGTGNGSTSSSPNIGVLGITKVGSRRVIQYGAGIMIVLGTIGKFTALFASLPDPILGGMFCTLFGMITAIGLSNLQFVDMNSSRNLFVLGFAMFFGLTLPNYLDSNPKAINTGVPELDQILTVLLTTEMFVGGSIAFILDNTIPGTREERGLVQWKAGAHADSTSSASLKSYDFPFGMSAVRRCRWLRHVPICPLFTGFGFSWRPRKSHAAAEGVQDGADGLVVCTKV
- the SLC23A1 gene encoding solute carrier family 23 member 1 isoform X1, with protein sequence MLQLGLAAFPAPVGCCRAPQHGGDPSGVCAFGTLCCNARSQSRGPAALPGVAGRCPCVPSVPRRPLPRSHGSPGRTLTRLLPLPACQDASPALARVPADRPRPHGMGRGPAVDAAPPPARQQFDMLYKIEDVPPWYLCILLGFQHYLTCFSGTIAVPFLLAESLCVGKDQLTVSYLIGTIFTCVGITTLIQTTVGIRLPLFQASALAFLVPAKSILALEKWRCPPEEQIYGNWTLPLNTSHIWQPRMREIQGAIVVSSLVEVVIGLLGLPGALLSYIGPLTVTPTVALIGLSVFQAAGERAGSHWGIAALSIVLIVLFAQYLRNVTVRLPGYRWGQGFVLLHVQIFKLFPIILAIMVVWLLCYLLTRTGVFPSSPEEYGYKARTDARGEILSVAPWFRVPYPCQWGLPTVTSAAVLGMFSATLAGIIESIGDYYSCARLAGAPAPPVHAINRGIFTEGISCIIAGLLGTGNGSTSSSPNIGVLGITKVGSRRVIQYGAGIMIVLGTIGKFTALFASLPDPILGGMFCTLFGMITAIGLSNLQFVDMNSSRNLFVLGFAMFFGLTLPNYLDSNPKAINTGVPELDQILTVLLTTEMFVGGSIAFILDNTIPGTREERGLVQWKAGAHADSTSSASLKSYDFPFGMSAVRRCRWLRHVPICPLFTGFGFSWRPRKSHAAAEGVQDGADGLVVCTKV
- the MZB1 gene encoding marginal zone B- and B1-cell-specific protein, whose product is MRPVLAACMALSLVAGPGAGDGCQDPPSPSLSRSVPAPQLSAEELHSPHMPESLRCDACYAIAFQLEEQLSKAEAKLGRKALRESDYVEVLERSCLQSWELYGVQELNGEKRLTGPGLQSQQPLSVTMTGGPWPSRLAKMCHSFVGEQGEEQLYGAHRRGPSALRELLCHGEKGPCAPPAGGKAGRPAPPKVLQNEL